A stretch of the Uranotaenia lowii strain MFRU-FL chromosome 3, ASM2978415v1, whole genome shotgun sequence genome encodes the following:
- the LOC129758496 gene encoding uncharacterized protein LOC129758496 isoform X2, translating into MKSANESDWEPLLEAPADGSRSKAKSSNRRQSSGGTGGSGPTCTANRRETKGIHQEKCGRIRLAVLVVLVFVTFYVSLSTITIRPVMHQMVVNIPDDDEDLPGPRVPKGYLVWGPGCKILDLDPLADDVMRLFHKEQFVPCSTKRPLTTLDQSFDNDTVWLRFHWKRVPEHLPHYMKYITCCYQSIQRSGTNEKADKNFNLSECKYFSHDIQLPPNVTDGVMVRCKGSVWKNSKVQKAVYTNTHAFIRKKPAVQERLDRYRESYKQRPMSVLMIGIDSISRLNLIRAMPNTAQHLYDTGWFELKGYNKIDDNTYPNLMAILTGYNNTLAYDLCNPRKVGQLETCPFMWNYFADSGYVTAYAEDEASISTFNYHKFGFSKQPTDYYQRPMALAAEKNLIKKTKNSLTFCLGYQNYADFIYQYALDFATFYKDEPSFGLFWTNTFSHNDISDPSSMDLRIKNYLEQLESNGVLNNSMVVFFSDHGLRFGAVRSLLTGWLEERLPFMFIWLPEWFKEQHPDIVQALKINRNRLTNPYDLHVTLKHVLELSERIDNLPPPLSCPTCQTLFQEVPWNRSCEESSIAPHWCTCSEFEKVDKSSKIVHNAVQFVIDYINEDLGNQQKNLTKKLCAKLQLKSIGLAKIARYPNAEVPHNDYLLIFDGKPGSGKFESTVRYYIDKAKFEITGSISRLNEYASQSECMHVDYLRKYCYCLRRKGG; encoded by the exons ATGAAATCCGCCAACGAATCCGACTGGGAGCCGTTGCTCGAAGCACCGGCAGACGGCAGCCGATCGAAGGCCAAGTCATCGAATCGGCGTCAATCGAGCGGTGGTACCGGTGGCAGTGGACCCACCTGCACCGCCAATAGACGGGAAACCAAGGGAATACACCAGGAAAAATGCGGCCGCATCCGGTTGGCCGTGCTGGTGGTTCTCGTCTTCGTCACCTTCTACGTGTCGCTGTCGACGATCACGATCCGACCGGTGATGCACCAGATGGTCGTCAACATCCCGGACGATGACGAAGATCTTCCGGGACCAAGAG TGCCAAAGGGCTACCTGGTGTGGGGACCAGGCTGCAAGATACTGGATCTTGATCCGCTGGCCGACGACGTCATGCGGTTGTTTCACAAGGAGCAGTTCGTGCCCTGTTCTACCAAACGACCGCTCACGACGTTGGATCAGTCATTCGACAACGACACGGTGTGGCTGCGCTTCCACTGGAAGCGAGTCCCGGAACACCTGCCGCACTACATGAAGTACATCACCTGCTGCTACCAGAGCATCCAACGATCCGGCACCAACGAAAAGGCTGACAAAAACTTTAA CTTAAGTGAATGTAAATATTTCTCCCACGACATCCAACTGCCGCCGAACGTAACCGACGGGGTGATGGTTCGCTGCAAGGGTAGCGTATGGAAAAACAGCAAAGTACAGAAAGCGGTCTACACCAACACCCACGCCTTCATCCGGAAGAAACCGGCCGTACAGGAACGGCTGGATCGGTACCGGGAAAGCTACAAACAGCGGCCGATGAGCGTATTGATGATCGGCATCGACAGCATATCCCGGTTGAACTTGATACGTGCCATGCCGAATACGGCCCAGCATCTATACGATACCGGTTGGTTCGAACTCAAGGGATACAATAAG ATTGACGATAACACCTACCCTAACCTGATGGCCATACTTACGGGATACAACAATACTCTGGCGTACGACCTATGCAATCCACGGAAGGTCGGGCAGCTGGAGACCTGCCCGTTCATGTGGAACTATTTCGCCGACAGTGGCTACGTTACGGCGTACGCTGAAGATGAGGCCAGCATAAGTACCTTCAACTACCACAAATTCGGCTTTTCGAAACAACCCACGGATTACTACCAAAGGCCGATGGCTCTGGCAGCGGAGaaaaatcttatcaaaaagaCGAAGAACTCACTCACGTTCTGTTTGGGCTATCAGAACTATGCCGACTTCATCTACCAGTACGCTTTGGACTTTGCGACGTTCTACAAAGATGAGCCAAGCTTCGGCTTGTTCTGGACGAATACGTTCAGCCACAACGATATTAGCGATCCATCGTCGATGGATCTTAGGATTAAGAACTACCTCGAACAGCTCGAAAGCAATGGGGTGTTGAACAACAGCATGGTGGTGTTCTTCAGTGATCACGGACTCCGATTCGGAGCTGTGCGATCGCTGTTAACCGGTTGGCTCGAAGAGCGACTACCTTTTATGTTTATATGGTTACCCGAATGGTTCAAAGAACAACATCCGGACATAGTCCAGGCGCTAAAGATAAACAGGAATCGTTTGACGAATCCCTACGATCTACACGTAACTCTCAAACACGTTCTCGAACTTTCGGAACGTATCGATAACCTTCCACCGCCGTTGAGCTGTCCGACATGCCAGACTCTTTTCCAGGAAGTTCCTTGGAATCGGTCCTGCGAGGAGTCCTCGATTGCACCACATTGGTGTACCTGTTCGGAGTTCGAAAAAGTGGACAAGAGTTCCAAAATTGTGCATAACGCGGTTCAGTTTGTGATCGATTACATCAACGAAGATCTCGGTAACCAACagaaaaatttgaccaaaaaattGTGTGCCAAGTTACAGCTTAAGTCGATAGGGTTGGCTAAGATCGCGCGGTATCCGAACGCCGAGGTACCCCACAACGATTATCTGCTGATCTTCGATGGGAAACCCGGCAGCGGGAAGTTCGAATCGACTGTGCGATACTACATCGACAAGGCCAAGTTCGAGATCACCGGATCGATCAGCCGGTTGAACGAATACGCTAGTCAGAGTGAGTGTATGCATGTAGATTACCTGAGAAAGTATTGCTATTGCTTGAGACGGAAAGGAGGTTAA
- the LOC129758496 gene encoding uncharacterized protein LOC129758496 isoform X1 encodes MKSANESDWEPLLEAPADGSRSKAKSSNRRQSSGGTGGSGPTCTANRRETKGIHQEKCGRIRLAVLVVLVFVTFYVSLSTITIRPVMHQMVVNIPDDDEDLPGPRGLASPNVVLERTTNRIIPIIPQTSWTNRRTTIVDNNNNQKINTNTTTVPKGYLVWGPGCKILDLDPLADDVMRLFHKEQFVPCSTKRPLTTLDQSFDNDTVWLRFHWKRVPEHLPHYMKYITCCYQSIQRSGTNEKADKNFNLSECKYFSHDIQLPPNVTDGVMVRCKGSVWKNSKVQKAVYTNTHAFIRKKPAVQERLDRYRESYKQRPMSVLMIGIDSISRLNLIRAMPNTAQHLYDTGWFELKGYNKIDDNTYPNLMAILTGYNNTLAYDLCNPRKVGQLETCPFMWNYFADSGYVTAYAEDEASISTFNYHKFGFSKQPTDYYQRPMALAAEKNLIKKTKNSLTFCLGYQNYADFIYQYALDFATFYKDEPSFGLFWTNTFSHNDISDPSSMDLRIKNYLEQLESNGVLNNSMVVFFSDHGLRFGAVRSLLTGWLEERLPFMFIWLPEWFKEQHPDIVQALKINRNRLTNPYDLHVTLKHVLELSERIDNLPPPLSCPTCQTLFQEVPWNRSCEESSIAPHWCTCSEFEKVDKSSKIVHNAVQFVIDYINEDLGNQQKNLTKKLCAKLQLKSIGLAKIARYPNAEVPHNDYLLIFDGKPGSGKFESTVRYYIDKAKFEITGSISRLNEYASQSECMHVDYLRKYCYCLRRKGG; translated from the exons ATGAAATCCGCCAACGAATCCGACTGGGAGCCGTTGCTCGAAGCACCGGCAGACGGCAGCCGATCGAAGGCCAAGTCATCGAATCGGCGTCAATCGAGCGGTGGTACCGGTGGCAGTGGACCCACCTGCACCGCCAATAGACGGGAAACCAAGGGAATACACCAGGAAAAATGCGGCCGCATCCGGTTGGCCGTGCTGGTGGTTCTCGTCTTCGTCACCTTCTACGTGTCGCTGTCGACGATCACGATCCGACCGGTGATGCACCAGATGGTCGTCAACATCCCGGACGATGACGAAGATCTTCCGGGACCAAGAG GCCTAGCCTCCCCAAATGTAGTATTAGAACGCACAACCAACCGAATCATTCCAATTATTCCCCAAACCTCTTGGACCAATCGGCGGACAACCATCgtcgacaacaacaacaaccaaaaaatcaacaccaACACCACCACAGTGCCAAAGGGCTACCTGGTGTGGGGACCAGGCTGCAAGATACTGGATCTTGATCCGCTGGCCGACGACGTCATGCGGTTGTTTCACAAGGAGCAGTTCGTGCCCTGTTCTACCAAACGACCGCTCACGACGTTGGATCAGTCATTCGACAACGACACGGTGTGGCTGCGCTTCCACTGGAAGCGAGTCCCGGAACACCTGCCGCACTACATGAAGTACATCACCTGCTGCTACCAGAGCATCCAACGATCCGGCACCAACGAAAAGGCTGACAAAAACTTTAA CTTAAGTGAATGTAAATATTTCTCCCACGACATCCAACTGCCGCCGAACGTAACCGACGGGGTGATGGTTCGCTGCAAGGGTAGCGTATGGAAAAACAGCAAAGTACAGAAAGCGGTCTACACCAACACCCACGCCTTCATCCGGAAGAAACCGGCCGTACAGGAACGGCTGGATCGGTACCGGGAAAGCTACAAACAGCGGCCGATGAGCGTATTGATGATCGGCATCGACAGCATATCCCGGTTGAACTTGATACGTGCCATGCCGAATACGGCCCAGCATCTATACGATACCGGTTGGTTCGAACTCAAGGGATACAATAAG ATTGACGATAACACCTACCCTAACCTGATGGCCATACTTACGGGATACAACAATACTCTGGCGTACGACCTATGCAATCCACGGAAGGTCGGGCAGCTGGAGACCTGCCCGTTCATGTGGAACTATTTCGCCGACAGTGGCTACGTTACGGCGTACGCTGAAGATGAGGCCAGCATAAGTACCTTCAACTACCACAAATTCGGCTTTTCGAAACAACCCACGGATTACTACCAAAGGCCGATGGCTCTGGCAGCGGAGaaaaatcttatcaaaaagaCGAAGAACTCACTCACGTTCTGTTTGGGCTATCAGAACTATGCCGACTTCATCTACCAGTACGCTTTGGACTTTGCGACGTTCTACAAAGATGAGCCAAGCTTCGGCTTGTTCTGGACGAATACGTTCAGCCACAACGATATTAGCGATCCATCGTCGATGGATCTTAGGATTAAGAACTACCTCGAACAGCTCGAAAGCAATGGGGTGTTGAACAACAGCATGGTGGTGTTCTTCAGTGATCACGGACTCCGATTCGGAGCTGTGCGATCGCTGTTAACCGGTTGGCTCGAAGAGCGACTACCTTTTATGTTTATATGGTTACCCGAATGGTTCAAAGAACAACATCCGGACATAGTCCAGGCGCTAAAGATAAACAGGAATCGTTTGACGAATCCCTACGATCTACACGTAACTCTCAAACACGTTCTCGAACTTTCGGAACGTATCGATAACCTTCCACCGCCGTTGAGCTGTCCGACATGCCAGACTCTTTTCCAGGAAGTTCCTTGGAATCGGTCCTGCGAGGAGTCCTCGATTGCACCACATTGGTGTACCTGTTCGGAGTTCGAAAAAGTGGACAAGAGTTCCAAAATTGTGCATAACGCGGTTCAGTTTGTGATCGATTACATCAACGAAGATCTCGGTAACCAACagaaaaatttgaccaaaaaattGTGTGCCAAGTTACAGCTTAAGTCGATAGGGTTGGCTAAGATCGCGCGGTATCCGAACGCCGAGGTACCCCACAACGATTATCTGCTGATCTTCGATGGGAAACCCGGCAGCGGGAAGTTCGAATCGACTGTGCGATACTACATCGACAAGGCCAAGTTCGAGATCACCGGATCGATCAGCCGGTTGAACGAATACGCTAGTCAGAGTGAGTGTATGCATGTAGATTACCTGAGAAAGTATTGCTATTGCTTGAGACGGAAAGGAGGTTAA